In uncultured Bacteroides sp., one genomic interval encodes:
- a CDS encoding glycoside hydrolase 43 family protein: MKNIVCFFILSFSISSGISAQNYVSKVWVADQGDGTYINPIINADYSDPDVCAVGNDFYLTASSFNCIPGLPILHSNDLVNWKIVNYALKKQIPAEIYDKPQHGKGVWAPCIRYHKGEFYIYWGDPDFGIYMIKTSNPEGEWSEPVLVKAGKGMIDPSPLWDGDGKVYLINAWAGSRSGINSVLVVSEMNSEGTKVISDPVMVFDGNDGVNHTVEGPKFYKHNGYYYIMAPAGGVEQGWQLAMRSKNIYGPYQSKIVMVQGKSVINGPHQGAWVETNAGESWFINFQDKAMYGRVLHLNPMKWINDWPVIGVDKDGDGCGEPVTAYKKPNVGKVYSKETPVESDEFSSAKLGLQWEWHANYKDIYGFPSNSGFMRLYAGYLSENFVNFWEVPNLLMQKFPAEEFVAKTKLAFTAKQDGEKAGLIIMGWDYSYISICKRDNLFVLQQSICKDAEKQTPEQVKDLASFPIDKIIPVGAPNYIKHIYLKVTVNKGGKCTFAYSLDDKKYVSVGDEFIARQGKWIGAKVGLFCVNPNQSGNRGWVDVDWFRIVR; this comes from the coding sequence ATGAAGAATATTGTCTGTTTTTTCATTTTAAGTTTCTCTATTTCATCCGGCATTTCGGCACAGAATTATGTGTCGAAAGTTTGGGTGGCAGATCAGGGAGACGGGACTTATATAAATCCGATTATTAATGCTGATTATTCGGATCCGGATGTTTGTGCCGTTGGAAATGATTTCTATCTAACGGCTTCAAGTTTTAATTGTATCCCAGGATTGCCAATTCTTCATTCAAATGATTTAGTGAATTGGAAGATTGTGAATTATGCACTGAAAAAACAGATTCCGGCTGAAATATATGATAAACCTCAGCATGGCAAAGGTGTATGGGCTCCTTGTATACGCTATCACAAAGGTGAATTTTATATTTATTGGGGAGATCCTGATTTTGGAATTTATATGATAAAAACAAGCAATCCTGAGGGCGAATGGAGCGAACCTGTATTAGTAAAAGCCGGAAAGGGAATGATTGATCCTTCTCCTTTGTGGGATGGAGATGGAAAAGTTTATCTTATAAATGCGTGGGCCGGAAGTAGAAGTGGCATTAATAGCGTTCTTGTGGTTTCTGAAATGAACTCTGAAGGAACAAAAGTGATTAGTGATCCTGTTATGGTTTTCGATGGTAACGATGGAGTGAATCACACAGTTGAAGGTCCTAAGTTTTATAAGCATAATGGATATTATTATATAATGGCTCCGGCAGGAGGTGTTGAGCAAGGATGGCAATTAGCTATGCGTTCGAAAAACATCTATGGCCCTTATCAATCTAAAATTGTTATGGTGCAAGGGAAAAGTGTTATCAATGGTCCTCATCAAGGAGCTTGGGTTGAGACAAATGCAGGAGAATCATGGTTTATCAATTTTCAGGATAAGGCAATGTATGGGCGGGTTCTTCATCTGAATCCCATGAAATGGATAAACGACTGGCCCGTAATTGGTGTAGATAAGGATGGTGATGGGTGTGGCGAACCTGTAACTGCATATAAAAAACCAAATGTTGGGAAAGTATATTCTAAAGAAACACCAGTTGAAAGTGATGAGTTCTCATCTGCTAAATTGGGCTTGCAATGGGAATGGCATGCAAATTACAAAGACATTTATGGCTTTCCTTCTAATTCAGGTTTTATGCGTTTGTATGCAGGTTATTTATCAGAAAACTTCGTCAATTTCTGGGAAGTTCCTAATCTGCTAATGCAGAAGTTTCCTGCCGAGGAGTTTGTTGCAAAGACAAAACTTGCATTCACAGCCAAACAAGATGGAGAAAAGGCTGGACTAATTATTATGGGATGGGACTATAGTTATATTTCAATATGTAAAAGAGACAATTTATTTGTGCTTCAGCAATCAATCTGTAAGGATGCTGAAAAGCAAACTCCGGAACAAGTTAAGGATTTGGCTAGTTTCCCTATTGATAAAATTATTCCGGTTGGTGCCCCTAACTATATTAAGCATATTTATCTTAAAGTAACAGTAAATAAAGGTGGTAAGTGCACTTTCGCTTATAGTCTTGATGATAAGAAATATGTATCAGTAGGTGATGAGTTTATTGCACGACAAGGTAAATGGATTGGTGCAAAAGTTGGATTGTTCTGTGTAAATCCCAATCAATCAGGAAACAGAGGTTGGGTGGATGTAGATTGGTTCCGTATAGTTAGATAA
- a CDS encoding glycoside hydrolase family 88 protein gives MKKIILGLVVLLFCACSANHSDKSFDVDGALKYCSAQTNRTLKELAPIDYTMMPRNIMDSLNTWSCRKVTKEEWTSGFWPGILWYDYEATKDSRIKAEAEKFTASLGFISKIPAYDHDLGFLVFCSYGNAYRLTKNPVYKKIILDTADSLATLFNPKVGTILSWPREVKARNWPHNTIMDNMINLEILFWAAKNGGDKKLYDIAVSHANKTMKCQFRPDYSSYHVAVYDTVTGNLIKGLTHQGYADNSMWARGQAWAIYGFTVCYRETKNPEYLSFVQKVTDIYLKGLPEDYVPYWDFSAPDIPNAPRDASAACVVASALLELSTYLDKDKAEEYKDAAVKMLKSLSSPAYQCRDAKPAFLLHSTGHWPNGSEIDASIIYADYYYIEALLRFKKLNENKDILEKL, from the coding sequence ATGAAGAAAATTATTTTAGGATTAGTAGTGTTGTTATTTTGTGCTTGCTCAGCCAATCATAGTGACAAATCGTTCGATGTAGATGGAGCATTAAAATATTGTTCCGCACAAACCAATCGGACTTTAAAGGAATTAGCGCCAATTGATTATACAATGATGCCGCGTAATATAATGGACAGTCTTAATACATGGAGTTGCCGTAAAGTAACAAAAGAGGAATGGACTTCGGGCTTTTGGCCTGGTATTTTATGGTATGATTATGAGGCAACAAAAGATTCAAGAATTAAAGCCGAAGCAGAGAAGTTTACTGCATCTTTGGGCTTTATTTCCAAAATCCCCGCTTATGATCATGATTTAGGTTTTCTTGTATTCTGCAGTTATGGCAATGCATATAGGCTGACAAAAAATCCTGTTTATAAGAAGATAATATTAGATACAGCTGATTCACTTGCTACATTATTTAATCCTAAAGTTGGAACCATACTTTCATGGCCACGTGAAGTAAAGGCTAGAAACTGGCCTCATAACACAATTATGGATAATATGATTAATCTTGAAATACTTTTCTGGGCAGCAAAGAATGGTGGTGATAAAAAGTTATATGATATTGCTGTTTCTCATGCAAATAAAACAATGAAATGCCAGTTTCGCCCGGATTATTCTTCTTATCATGTAGCAGTATATGATACAGTGACAGGTAATCTTATTAAAGGTCTTACTCATCAAGGTTATGCAGATAATTCTATGTGGGCTCGTGGTCAGGCTTGGGCAATCTATGGTTTTACTGTGTGTTACCGTGAAACAAAGAATCCTGAATACTTGAGCTTTGTGCAAAAGGTGACAGACATTTACTTAAAAGGACTTCCTGAAGATTATGTTCCTTATTGGGATTTTAGTGCACCGGATATTCCAAATGCTCCTCGAGATGCTTCTGCAGCGTGTGTTGTTGCTTCTGCATTGCTTGAACTTTCAACTTATCTGGATAAGGATAAGGCTGAAGAGTATAAGGATGCCGCAGTGAAGATGTTGAAAAGTCTAAGCTCTCCTGCATATCAATGTAGAGATGCGAAACCAGCTTTCCTGCTTCATTCTACAGGACATTGGCCTAATGGATCTGAAATTGATGCTTCTATTATATATGCTGATTATTATTATATTGAGGCACTATTGCGTTTCAAAAAGCTAAATGAAAATAAAGATATATTAGAAAAATTATAA
- the mscL gene encoding large-conductance mechanosensitive channel protein MscL, whose product MGKSNFLQEFKAFAMRGNVIDMAVGVIIGGAFGKIVSSLVADVVMPAIGIFVGGVNFKELKWVIKEATYSSDGKELTAAATLNYGNFLQSTFDFIIIAFAIFLFIKFMGKLTKKQEEAPAPEPPAPSKEETLLTEIRDILKQK is encoded by the coding sequence ATGGGAAAAAGTAACTTTCTACAAGAATTCAAAGCATTTGCTATGAGAGGCAATGTGATCGACATGGCTGTCGGTGTGATTATTGGTGGCGCTTTTGGGAAAATAGTTTCCTCTTTAGTTGCTGATGTTGTAATGCCTGCTATCGGTATTTTTGTTGGCGGCGTTAACTTTAAAGAGCTAAAATGGGTTATTAAAGAAGCTACTTATTCATCCGATGGGAAAGAGCTTACTGCTGCAGCTACTTTAAACTATGGTAACTTTCTGCAATCAACATTCGACTTCATCATTATTGCATTTGCAATTTTCTTGTTTATCAAATTTATGGGAAAACTTACTAAGAAGCAAGAAGAAGCTCCAGCTCCCGAGCCTCCGGCACCTAGCAAGGAAGAGACTTTACTGACCGAAATACGTGATATCTTGAAACAAAAGTAA
- the gap gene encoding type I glyceraldehyde-3-phosphate dehydrogenase: MIKVGINGFGRIGRFVFRAAQTRNDIQIVGINDLCPVDYLAYMLKYDTMHGQFEGTIEADVEKSLLIVNGNPIRITAERNPADLKWDAVGAEYVVESTGLFLTQEKAQAHIQAGAKYVVMSAPSSDSTPMFVCGVNEKSYVKGTQFVSNASCTTNCLAPIAKVLNDKFGILDGLMTTVHSTTATQKTVDGPSMKDWRGGRAASGNIIPSSTGAAKAVGKVIPELNGKLTGMSMRVPTLDVSVVDLTVNLAKPATYAEICAAMKEASENELKGVLGYTEDAVVSSDFLGDVRTSIFDAKAGIALTDTFVKVVSWYDNEIGYSNKVLDLVAHMASVNA; the protein is encoded by the coding sequence ATGATTAAAGTAGGTATTAATGGATTCGGCCGTATCGGACGTTTTGTATTCCGTGCTGCTCAAACAAGAAACGACATTCAGATCGTAGGTATTAACGACCTTTGCCCAGTAGATTACTTGGCATATATGTTGAAGTATGACACTATGCACGGTCAGTTCGAAGGAACTATCGAAGCTGATGTTGAAAAAAGTCTATTGATCGTTAACGGTAATCCTATCCGTATCACAGCTGAAAGAAACCCAGCTGATTTGAAATGGGATGCAGTAGGTGCAGAATACGTAGTTGAGTCAACTGGTTTGTTCTTAACTCAAGAAAAAGCTCAGGCTCATATCCAAGCTGGTGCAAAATATGTTGTAATGTCTGCTCCTTCTTCAGATAGCACTCCAATGTTTGTTTGTGGTGTTAATGAAAAATCATACGTAAAAGGTACTCAATTTGTATCTAACGCTTCTTGTACTACTAACTGTTTGGCTCCTATCGCTAAAGTATTGAACGATAAGTTCGGTATCTTAGATGGTTTGATGACTACAGTTCACTCTACAACTGCAACTCAAAAAACAGTTGACGGTCCTTCTATGAAAGACTGGAGAGGTGGTCGTGCTGCTTCTGGTAACATTATCCCTTCATCTACTGGTGCTGCTAAAGCTGTAGGTAAAGTAATTCCTGAATTGAACGGCAAATTGACAGGTATGTCTATGCGTGTTCCTACTTTGGATGTTTCTGTAGTTGACTTGACAGTTAACTTGGCAAAACCAGCTACTTATGCTGAAATTTGCGCTGCAATGAAAGAAGCTTCTGAAAACGAATTGAAAGGTGTTCTTGGTTACACTGAAGATGCAGTTGTTTCTTCTGACTTCTTGGGTGACGTTCGTACTTCTATCTTCGATGCAAAAGCAGGTATTGCTTTGACTGACACTTTCGTAAAAGTTGTATCTTGGTATGATAACGAAATTGGTTACTCAAACAAAGTTCTTGACTTGGTTGCTCACATGGCATCAGTTAACGCTTAA
- the miaA gene encoding tRNA (adenosine(37)-N6)-dimethylallyltransferase MiaA, with translation MANFDLITILGPTASGKTPFAAALAYELDTEIISADSRQIYKKMDLGTGKDLVDYTVNGKQIPYHLIDIAEPGYKYNVFEYQRDFLVAYNEIKEKGKLPILCGGTGMYLESVLKGYKLIPVPENKELRDKLADKSLEELTEILETYKELHNSTDVDTAKRAIRAIEIEEYYLNNDIAKREFPELNSLIIGVDIDRELRRQKISRRLRQRLDDGMVEEVKQLLDKGIPAEDLIYYGLEYKYLTLYLTSQLTYEEMVSQLEIAIHQFAKRQMTWFRGMERRGFTIHWLDATLPQQEKIERVKDLLNS, from the coding sequence ATGGCAAATTTTGACTTAATTACTATACTAGGCCCTACAGCTTCTGGAAAAACCCCTTTTGCAGCTGCTTTAGCATACGAATTGGATACTGAGATAATCAGTGCTGATTCTCGTCAGATTTATAAGAAGATGGATTTGGGAACCGGAAAAGATCTTGTGGATTATACGGTAAATGGAAAACAAATTCCGTATCATTTGATAGATATAGCCGAGCCTGGCTACAAGTATAATGTTTTTGAATATCAGAGAGATTTTCTTGTTGCATATAATGAGATTAAGGAAAAAGGTAAATTACCTATCCTGTGCGGAGGAACCGGTATGTATCTGGAATCCGTTTTAAAGGGGTATAAACTTATTCCGGTGCCTGAGAATAAAGAGCTTCGGGATAAATTGGCCGACAAATCTCTGGAAGAGCTAACAGAAATATTAGAAACCTATAAGGAACTTCATAATTCTACCGATGTTGATACAGCTAAGAGGGCGATCAGGGCTATTGAAATAGAAGAGTATTACTTGAATAATGATATAGCTAAAAGAGAGTTTCCTGAACTTAATAGTTTGATTATTGGTGTTGATATTGATAGAGAACTAAGAAGGCAAAAGATTTCCAGACGTCTTCGCCAACGTCTTGATGATGGAATGGTTGAAGAAGTGAAGCAATTGCTGGATAAGGGAATCCCTGCTGAAGATCTTATTTATTATGGGTTGGAATATAAATATCTCACCTTGTATCTAACTTCTCAACTAACTTATGAGGAAATGGTTTCGCAGCTTGAGATAGCTATTCACCAGTTTGCCAAACGACAGATGACCTGGTTTCGTGGAATGGAACGCAGAGGTTTTACTATTCACTGGCTAGATGCAACTTTACCACAACAAGAGAAAATTGAACGAGTAAAAGACTTACTTAACAGCTGA
- a CDS encoding diacylglycerol kinase family protein, which translates to MNTDPNRWGIIYNPKAGTRKVQKRWKEIKEYIESKQVAFDYVQSEGFGTVEVLARAYASEGYRIIVVVGGDGALNDAINGILTSSAEQISDIAIGIIPNGIGNDFARYWDLNLDYKEAVDWIINNRRKKIDVGYCSYYDASKHERRYFLNALNIGLGARIVKITDQTKRFWGVKFLSYLASLFLLFFEHKLYRVHLKINDEHVRGRVMTVCVGNASGYGQTPSAVPYNGWLDVSVIYRPEPLQILSGLWMLIQGRILNHKMVKSYRTKMVRVYKARNAAVDVDGRIIPSHYPLEVGIQSEAITLIIPN; encoded by the coding sequence ATGAACACAGATCCAAATAGATGGGGGATTATTTATAATCCCAAAGCTGGAACTCGAAAGGTTCAGAAACGATGGAAGGAGATAAAAGAGTACATTGAAAGTAAGCAGGTTGCTTTCGACTATGTTCAGTCCGAAGGCTTTGGTACTGTAGAAGTTCTGGCACGAGCTTACGCAAGCGAAGGATATCGCATTATTGTTGTAGTAGGGGGCGATGGAGCTCTTAATGATGCAATTAATGGTATTCTCACTTCTTCTGCCGAACAGATAAGTGACATTGCTATTGGTATCATTCCCAATGGTATTGGAAATGATTTTGCTCGTTACTGGGATCTTAATCTGGATTATAAAGAAGCTGTTGACTGGATTATAAATAATCGTAGAAAGAAGATAGATGTGGGATATTGTTCCTACTATGATGCGAGTAAACATGAGCGTCGTTATTTTCTGAATGCCTTAAATATTGGCTTGGGTGCTCGTATTGTGAAGATTACCGATCAGACTAAGCGTTTCTGGGGAGTTAAATTCTTATCTTATCTTGCTTCCTTGTTCCTGTTGTTTTTTGAACATAAACTATATAGAGTTCATCTGAAGATTAATGACGAACATGTGCGTGGGAGGGTTATGACTGTATGCGTGGGTAATGCTAGTGGATATGGACAAACGCCAAGCGCTGTTCCTTATAATGGTTGGCTGGATGTTTCTGTAATCTACCGACCGGAACCACTGCAAATATTGTCTGGACTTTGGATGCTTATTCAGGGACGCATTTTAAATCATAAAATGGTTAAGTCCTATCGTACAAAAATGGTGCGTGTTTACAAAGCACGTAATGCAGCTGTTGATGTAGACGGACGAATTATTCCTAGCCATTATCCTTTGGAAGTGGGCATTCAGAGTGAAGCTATTACATTGATTATACCTAATTAA
- the kdsA gene encoding 3-deoxy-8-phosphooctulonate synthase, producing the protein MKDLKNTDSGNFFLLAGPCVIEGEEMALRIAERIVKMTDQLRIPYVFKGSYRKANRSRLDSFMGIGDEKALKILKKVNETFGVPTVTDIHSAEEAAMAAEYADVLQIPAFLCRQTDLLIAAAKTGKIVNIKKGQFLSPGAMQFAANKVVEAGNNNVMITERGTTFGYQDLIVDYRGIPEMQKFGFPVILDVTHSLQQPNQTSGVTGGMPQLIETVAKAGVAVGVDGLFIETHENPAVAKSDGANMLQLDLLEGLLVKLVRIREAVK; encoded by the coding sequence ATAAAAGATTTAAAGAATACTGATTCGGGCAATTTCTTTTTGCTTGCCGGCCCTTGTGTTATTGAAGGAGAGGAGATGGCTCTTCGTATTGCTGAACGAATTGTGAAAATGACAGATCAGCTTCGTATCCCTTATGTTTTTAAAGGATCCTATCGTAAAGCGAATCGTTCTCGCCTTGATTCTTTCATGGGCATTGGCGATGAAAAAGCATTGAAAATTTTAAAGAAAGTAAACGAAACGTTTGGTGTGCCTACGGTTACAGACATTCATTCTGCTGAAGAGGCTGCAATGGCTGCCGAATATGCTGATGTTCTTCAGATTCCTGCTTTTCTTTGTCGTCAGACCGATTTGTTGATTGCTGCTGCAAAAACCGGAAAGATTGTGAATATAAAGAAGGGGCAGTTCTTGTCTCCGGGAGCCATGCAATTTGCTGCCAATAAGGTTGTAGAGGCTGGCAATAATAATGTGATGATTACTGAGCGTGGAACAACTTTTGGTTATCAGGACTTAATTGTTGATTACCGTGGTATACCCGAAATGCAGAAGTTTGGTTTCCCTGTTATTCTCGATGTTACTCACTCTCTGCAACAACCAAATCAAACAAGCGGGGTAACGGGTGGTATGCCACAACTTATCGAAACTGTTGCTAAAGCCGGTGTTGCAGTAGGTGTTGACGGTCTGTTTATTGAAACACACGAAAATCCTGCCGTGGCAAAGAGCGACGGTGCAAATATGTTGCAGTTAGACCTTCTTGAAGGACTGCTTGTAAAACTAGTACGTATAAGAGAAGCGGTTAAGTAA
- a CDS encoding Crp/Fnr family transcriptional regulator: MIKKKLSEIVISEHIADMWQPLSDEQREYLMSNFTIQSYKKNEVIYCEGEAPTHLMCLLSGKVKIYKDGVGGRSQIIRVIKPVEYFGYRAHFAKEDYLTAAAAFESSTICLIPMEVIMNLISQNTELAMFFIRQLSIDLGIADERTVNLTQKHIRGRLAESLIFLKDSYGVEEDGSTLSIYLSREDLANLSNMTTSNAIRTLSNFSNERLISIDGRKIKIIDEEKLKKISKIG; this comes from the coding sequence ATGATTAAGAAAAAATTGTCAGAAATAGTAATTTCAGAGCATATTGCTGATATGTGGCAGCCCCTTAGCGACGAGCAGAGGGAATACCTAATGAGTAATTTTACTATTCAAAGCTACAAAAAAAATGAGGTAATATATTGTGAAGGAGAGGCTCCTACTCACCTTATGTGCCTTCTTAGCGGAAAAGTGAAAATTTACAAAGATGGTGTAGGCGGAAGAAGCCAGATTATCAGAGTGATTAAACCGGTAGAATACTTTGGTTATCGTGCTCATTTTGCTAAAGAGGATTATCTTACGGCAGCTGCCGCATTTGAATCTTCTACAATCTGTCTGATTCCGATGGAAGTCATTATGAATCTTATCAGCCAGAATACTGAATTGGCAATGTTCTTTATCCGTCAATTATCCATCGACTTGGGTATTGCAGACGAAAGAACTGTAAATCTAACTCAAAAACATATCCGTGGGCGTCTTGCAGAATCTCTTATATTCCTGAAAGACAGTTATGGAGTGGAAGAAGATGGATCTACGCTTAGCATTTACCTATCACGTGAAGACCTGGCCAACTTGTCAAACATGACCACCTCAAACGCTATACGTACCCTTTCCAACTTTTCTAATGAACGTCTGATCAGTATCGATGGACGAAAGATTAAGATCATAGACGAAGAAAAGTTGAAAAAGATCAGTAAAATAGGCTAA